In the Kwoniella shivajii chromosome 2, complete sequence genome, one interval contains:
- a CDS encoding thiamine pyrophosphokinase: MTTTWRCAELLRGESSKKYALIIVNQPIRKDLLSKAWTAAEVRLCADGGANRLYDIDEDKEYIPDLIKGDFDSIRPEVLEYYKKEHEDTKVIHDKDEYSTDLMKCIDEVDESYALVLLGGLSGRVDQTVHTMSLLHKTKREIYVLDGESFAWQLPAGKHEIEIDHNTMGQTCGILPVGIDSAKVKTRGLKWDTDWETSLGGNLSTSNHLVPENPTVYIENNRPILWTCEIRPLS, translated from the exons ATGACAACTACATGGCGATGCGCCGAATTACTCCGAGgagaatcatcaaagaaataTGCTCTAATCATCGTAAATCAACCTATACGGAAAGACTTATTGTCAAAAGCATGGACCGCTGCTGAGGTAAGATTGTGTGCGGACGGTGGGGCGAACAGATTATATGATATAGATGAGGATAAAGA ATATATACCTGATCTGATCAAAGGAGATTTCGATTCTATAAGACCAGAAGTACTTGAATATTATAAGAAAGAACATGAAGATACAAAAGTGATTcatgataaagatgaatacTCAACTGACTTAATGAAATGTattgatgaagtggatgaatCATACGCATTAGTTTTATTAGGTGGATTATCTGGTAGAGTAGATCAAACTGTACATACAATGTCATTACTACATAAAACTAAAAGGGAGATATATGTTTTAGATGGTGAATCTTTCGCATGGCAACTTCCAGCA GGGAAACatgaaattgagattgatcacAACACGATGGGTCAAACATGTGGTATTTTACCTGTTGGAATAGATAGCGCCAAGGTGAAGACAAGAGGGTTAAAATGGGATACAG ACTGGGAAACGTCACTAGGCGGTAATCTATCAACGTCGAATCATCTTGTTCCGGAGAACCCAACAGTTTATATAGAAAACAATAGACCCATCCTATGGACTTGCGAAATACGTCCCTTATCATAG